The proteins below are encoded in one region of Pleuronectes platessa chromosome 12, fPlePla1.1, whole genome shotgun sequence:
- the rps24 gene encoding 40S ribosomal protein S24 — protein sequence MFGDEYIVGRVRVRAIFLKQALLRPLAGPSSFSTSLSEADVKMNDTVTVRTRKFMTNRLLQRKQMVVDVLHPGKATVPKTEIREKLAKMYKTTPDVVFVFGFRTQFGGGKTTGFAMVYDSLDYAKKNEPKHRLARHGLYEKKKTSRKQRKERKNRMKKVRGTKKASVGAAGKK from the exons ATGTTTGGTGACGAGTACATCGTGGGG CGCGTGCGTGTCCGGGCAATTTTTTTGAAACAGGCATTATTGCGGCCGCTTGCCGGTCCTTCCTCCTTTTCTACGTCCCTGAGCGAGGCCGACGTAAAGATG AATGACACAGTGACAGTCAGGACTCGCAAGTTCATGACGAACCGGCTCCTTCAGAGGAAGCAAATG GTCGTCGATGTCCTGCATCCCGGCAAGGCTACAGTCCCCAAGACTGAAATCAGGGAAAAGCTCGCCAAGATGTACAAGACCACTCCTGATGTTGTGTTCGTCTTCGGCTTCAGGACTCAGTTTGGTGGCGGCAAGACAACAGGCTTTGCCATGGTCTACGATTCCCTAGACTACGCGAAGAAGAATGAGCCCAAACACAGACTGGCCAGG CACGGCCtctatgagaaaaagaagacttcAAGGAAACAGCGCAAGGAACGCAAGAACAGAATGAAGAAAGTACGAGGCACCAAGAAGGCCAGTGTGGGTGCTGCTGGCAAGAAG TGA
- the eif4ebp2 gene encoding eukaryotic translation initiation factor 4E-binding protein 2: MSTSRQLSESRAIPTRTVMINDTTQLPHDYCTTPGGTLFSTTPGGTRIIYDRKFLLDRRNSPIAQTPPARLPVIPGVTSQNVLRENQKNEANNHIKKRDGKPTTGDDAQFEMDI; this comes from the exons ATGTCGACCAGTCGTCAGCTGAGCGAGAGCAGGGCCATCCCGACCAGGACGGTGATGATCAACGACACAACGCAGCTACCTCACGACTACTGCACCACCCCCGGAGGCACTTTATTCTCCACCACCCCCGGAG GAACCCGGATCATCTACGACCGGAAGTTCCTCCTGGACAGGCGCAACTCCCCCATTGCCCAGACTCCACCAGCTCGCCTGCCTGTCATCCCCGGAgtgaccagccaaaatgtcctacGTGAGAACCAGAAGAACGAAGCCAACAACCATATCAAAAAGCGTGATGGCAAGCCCACAACCG gAGATGATGCCCAATTTGAAATGGACATCTGA